The Planctomycetota bacterium genome includes the window GGTATTCCGGCTCCCGCAATGGACGTTCCGCTGCCGATTTTTTATCCTAGTGGGCTTCCCAAAGTCCCCGGCAGCGTTTTTCCGCGGCGGCGTCAGCGATCCTGCCGCCGTGCCGCGGACGGTGGTCCACGCCCACTGCGGCGGGCCGGCCGCGGCCGAGCATGGTCCCGAACGCGAGCCGAGGAACGTCGCTGAATCCCTGGCAGAAGGAGGTCTTCATGATCCAACTGTCGTCCCGAGATGAGTACCGAGGTTTCACATGGTGAAGTTGACGGTTCGTGAGCGCGAGAGCATCCAGGAAGCGGTTCGCCGGTTCCGCAAACTGGTCGAGCGCAGCGGCATCAAGAAGGAGATGCGGCGGCGCGAGTTCTTCGAAAAACCGAGCGAGACGCGGCGCCGGGCCCGGCTGCGGGCCGAACGGCGCACGAAGCGCAACCGCCTGCTCGGCGTCTGATCGCCGCTGAGCGGTCCCCGATACCTGTCCCGACGTCGATCCGTCGGGATCTCCGGGGAGATACCGCGCTTACCAGTCGAGCGCGACGTCGAGCCACGGCGCGTCGTGGGTCGGCCAGCCGCTGCTGATCCGGTCGACACCGGTGGCGGCGACGGCGTGAATCGTCTCCGGTCGAATGCCCCCTGAGGCTTCGAGGGCGACGTCGGCGCCGAGCCGATCGCGTACGGCCACCGCCGCGGCGAGATCGCCGTGCTGCATGTTGTCGAGGAGCACCACGTCGGGGACCTCCGCGAGCACCGGTTCGAGGTCC containing:
- the rpsU gene encoding 30S ribosomal protein S21 — protein: MVKLTVRERESIQEAVRRFRKLVERSGIKKEMRRREFFEKPSETRRRARLRAERRTKRNRLLGV